Proteins from a genomic interval of Ndongobacter massiliensis:
- a CDS encoding V-type ATP synthase subunit F → MKKIAVIGDSSSVLAFRALGVDVFSPHEIGDIRNTVDDLARQSYAVIYITERMAREIPKTIERYKNHAIPAIILIPDSEGSLGLGMRQISENVEKAVGMDIF, encoded by the coding sequence ATGAAAAAAATAGCGGTGATTGGCGATTCGTCTTCGGTCCTTGCGTTTCGTGCGCTGGGTGTGGATGTGTTTTCTCCGCATGAAATCGGAGATATCCGCAATACGGTGGATGATCTGGCGCGTCAGTCGTACGCGGTCATCTATATTACGGAGCGCATGGCCCGGGAGATTCCGAAAACGATTGAACGATATAAAAATCATGCCATTCCTGCCATCATTCTGATCCCGGACAGCGAAGGCAGTTTGGGACTGGGGATGCGGCAAATCTCGGAAAATGTC
- a CDS encoding V-type ATPase subunit, which produces MKREDFAFSSMRVRMAEKKLLMPSIYDRMAEAKDFADALRILRETRYADAMTRAESADVEAILRAEREVQDAKLREWSAGLPIARFAALDAIYHNAKIGIKEAVDGVDLSALKIPQENAEEKEMADWIHTPRHNPGTSILQKAIAEGLAVYEENRQAQALDRILDRALAADRMALAKAIGTPLFCQYVQEMADFSNVLTVLRAKKQGVTRADCEAALVTGGCVETSALLQAFHADAATIEKAVKDEHGASSLQWALHRYVEEEDLRHLEQARDERRLAFAQEAEKTLYGPEVLYSYALRVEGELQNLRILLAGKRAGLSARQLRARLRQG; this is translated from the coding sequence ATGAAGCGCGAGGACTTTGCTTTTTCTTCCATGCGGGTGCGCATGGCGGAAAAAAAGCTGTTAATGCCTTCCATTTACGATCGCATGGCGGAAGCAAAAGACTTTGCCGATGCTCTGCGCATTTTGCGGGAAACGCGCTATGCGGATGCGATGACACGTGCGGAGAGTGCGGATGTGGAGGCAATTCTACGCGCGGAGCGCGAGGTACAGGACGCCAAGCTGCGCGAGTGGTCGGCGGGATTGCCGATTGCCCGCTTTGCCGCGCTGGATGCCATCTATCACAATGCGAAGATCGGCATCAAAGAGGCGGTGGATGGAGTCGATCTTTCCGCGCTGAAAATTCCGCAGGAAAATGCGGAAGAAAAAGAAATGGCCGACTGGATTCATACGCCGCGTCATAACCCGGGAACAAGCATTCTTCAAAAGGCGATCGCCGAGGGACTTGCCGTCTACGAAGAAAATCGACAGGCGCAGGCATTGGATCGGATTTTGGATCGCGCCTTAGCGGCGGATCGCATGGCTCTGGCGAAGGCGATCGGAACACCACTTTTTTGTCAATATGTGCAGGAAATGGCTGATTTCTCCAATGTTTTAACCGTGCTGCGCGCAAAAAAGCAGGGCGTTACGCGTGCGGATTGTGAAGCCGCCTTGGTGACCGGCGGATGCGTCGAAACCTCTGCCCTGCTGCAGGCCTTTCATGCGGATGCAGCGACCATCGAGAAGGCCGTAAAAGACGAACACGGCGCATCTTCTTTACAATGGGCTCTGCACCGCTATGTGGAAGAGGAAGATTTGCGTCATTTGGAGCAGGCGCGCGATGAACGGCGACTGGCATTTGCGCAGGAAGCGGAAAAAACGCTATATGGCCCGGAAGTATTGTACAGCTATGCTTTGCGCGTCGAAGGCGAATTGCAGAATTTGCGCATTTTATTAGCCGGAAAACGCGCCGGACTCTCGGCCCGACAGCTGCGCGCGCGGCTGCGGCAAGGGTAG
- a CDS encoding V-type ATP synthase subunit E, giving the protein MSNLETITKKIQEAAQSEADALVAEAQTAADAYVAQERQRAEEAAARTIAHAEAEAPLIADRIRSGVARAARDQVLAARQKKIDEAFALAKAQLRDLDETTYQRVLDSFFEHIRTGGAPGSEREADAFLLLELPEGRHYEAPEEVRVVTNPKLTGGFCLTRGGERLNCAFDAIVDALREEVEPEVAAMLAPSDSGGDL; this is encoded by the coding sequence ATGTCGAATTTGGAGACAATCACAAAGAAAATTCAGGAAGCGGCACAAAGTGAGGCAGACGCGCTTGTGGCGGAGGCGCAGACAGCGGCAGATGCATATGTGGCACAGGAACGGCAGCGTGCGGAGGAAGCCGCGGCGCGCACGATTGCGCATGCGGAAGCGGAAGCGCCGCTGATCGCCGATCGCATTCGCTCGGGCGTGGCGCGCGCGGCACGGGATCAGGTTTTGGCAGCGAGGCAGAAAAAAATTGACGAGGCATTTGCCTTGGCCAAAGCGCAATTGCGCGATCTGGATGAAACGACGTATCAACGCGTGCTGGACAGCTTTTTTGAGCATATCCGGACAGGCGGCGCACCGGGTTCGGAAAGGGAAGCGGATGCGTTCTTGTTGTTGGAATTGCCGGAGGGGCGACATTACGAAGCGCCGGAAGAGGTGCGCGTTGTCACCAATCCGAAACTCACCGGCGGGTTTTGCCTGACTCGTGGCGGAGAACGCCTAAATTGCGCCTTCGATGCGATCGTCGATGCGCTGCGGGAGGAAGTGGAGCCCGAGGTTGCCGCGATGCTCGCCCCATCCGATTCGGGAGGGGACCTATGA
- a CDS encoding V-type ATP synthase subunit K, which produces MSEFLAQNGGLVFGTLGIALAVLLSGIGSARGVGIVGQAAAALVIDEPAKFGRALILQLLPGTQGLYGFIIGLFGMGKLSPEMTVVQGLTILAACLPVGIVGLFSAIAQAKVAYAGISILAKNEKQTTKGLIFAVMVETYAILAFISSLFFLGLA; this is translated from the coding sequence ATGAGCGAATTTTTGGCACAGAACGGTGGATTGGTTTTTGGAACCCTGGGGATTGCCCTAGCGGTGTTGCTTTCCGGCATCGGTTCGGCGCGCGGCGTCGGCATTGTCGGTCAGGCGGCGGCGGCGCTTGTCATAGATGAACCGGCAAAATTCGGGCGTGCGCTGATTTTACAATTGCTTCCGGGCACACAGGGCCTGTACGGTTTTATCATCGGTCTGTTCGGCATGGGGAAACTGAGTCCGGAGATGACGGTGGTGCAGGGGCTGACCATCCTTGCGGCGTGCCTTCCGGTCGGCATTGTCGGTCTTTTCTCGGCGATTGCACAGGCGAAGGTGGCGTACGCCGGCATCTCCATCCTTGCGAAAAACGAAAAACAGACGACCAAGGGATTGATTTTTGCCGTTATGGTTGAAACGTATGCGATTCTCGCCTTTATCAGTTCGCTGTTTTTCTTAGGGTTGGCCTGA
- a CDS encoding V-type ATP synthase subunit I, whose translation MSVVRMSKFELTVFDRAKVGVLRALQDFRVVHINDLSKREEWLEQGAKRQDTAVLHECVRQRLARISNAVDGLSAYESKAARSRVPVTLSQNEAEKQLRGFALDAVLEETESLFTTVQEAQEELRESREREREMRRWQALTLPLDAIHRTKRVRARTGVMAKRWADEFVGRTERELEGAYAERISSDGQNVCLLLLDDRTEPVLEEWLRDYNFAEVMLSGPAPSEQIAAEEKIQAQANERQAQAKARLAALADKNGVLLRLAYEREAEASVRVEAEDASLRTEYLTFLQGYVPAEDESAFRAAVAAAIPDGVFDLQMEPAALEDEDVPILLKNGPLVQPFENLVEMYSMPRYYEVDPTPLLAPWYLLFFGLMIGDVGYGLLLLLATTLSLRFMPMKRAMKDKFRFFQLLSIPSTLAGLAFGSCLGGAVPMPGLINPTENNMAMIGLSVAIGVINIFFGLGIQGFSAIRRGRPMDAVYDVLFWYMALLGAMAFGGARMLSGPETIATIGLIVMIVGMLGIVLFSARENKGPTRFTWGLYNLYGITSYIGDIVSYTRIAALMLAGAFIGYAVNLISGMLVGAGILGILFAVVVFVVFHLFNLFLSGLSGYVHSMRLIYVEFFGKFYEGGGVPFKKLRPESKYIEIE comes from the coding sequence ATGTCGGTCGTCCGGATGTCCAAATTTGAACTGACGGTATTTGACCGTGCAAAAGTGGGGGTGCTTCGGGCGCTGCAAGATTTCCGCGTTGTACATATCAACGATCTTTCGAAACGGGAAGAATGGTTGGAACAAGGCGCGAAGCGGCAGGATACCGCCGTATTGCATGAATGTGTTCGACAGCGACTTGCCCGCATCAGTAATGCCGTGGACGGGTTGAGTGCGTATGAATCGAAAGCGGCGCGCAGCCGCGTGCCGGTGACGTTGTCGCAAAATGAAGCAGAGAAGCAGCTGCGCGGCTTTGCGCTCGATGCCGTGCTGGAAGAAACCGAGTCGTTGTTTACCACGGTGCAGGAGGCGCAGGAAGAATTGCGTGAAAGTCGGGAGCGGGAACGTGAGATGCGGCGTTGGCAGGCTCTGACGCTTCCGCTGGATGCGATCCATCGAACGAAACGCGTGCGCGCACGCACCGGTGTGATGGCCAAGCGCTGGGCGGATGAATTTGTGGGGCGTACCGAGCGCGAATTGGAAGGTGCCTACGCCGAACGGATTTCATCGGATGGGCAGAATGTGTGCCTGCTTCTGCTGGACGACCGGACAGAGCCCGTGCTGGAAGAGTGGTTGCGCGATTATAATTTTGCGGAAGTCATGCTTTCCGGACCGGCACCGAGCGAACAGATTGCGGCGGAAGAAAAAATACAGGCGCAGGCAAACGAACGACAGGCGCAGGCAAAGGCGCGTCTTGCCGCGTTGGCAGATAAAAACGGAGTGTTATTGCGTCTTGCTTATGAAAGAGAAGCGGAAGCCAGCGTGCGTGTAGAAGCCGAGGATGCGTCGCTGCGCACGGAGTACCTGACATTTTTACAGGGCTATGTGCCGGCGGAAGACGAAAGCGCATTTCGAGCTGCCGTTGCCGCCGCGATTCCGGATGGCGTTTTTGATCTGCAGATGGAGCCGGCGGCACTCGAGGATGAAGACGTGCCAATCCTGTTGAAGAATGGTCCGTTGGTGCAGCCATTCGAGAATTTGGTTGAAATGTACTCCATGCCCCGATATTACGAGGTAGATCCGACACCGCTGTTGGCGCCGTGGTACTTGCTCTTTTTCGGACTTATGATCGGGGATGTCGGATACGGGTTGCTGTTGCTCCTCGCGACGACCCTGAGTTTGCGTTTTATGCCGATGAAACGCGCCATGAAAGATAAATTTCGATTTTTCCAACTGCTGAGCATTCCTTCCACATTAGCCGGATTAGCATTTGGATCCTGTCTCGGCGGCGCCGTCCCCATGCCCGGACTCATCAATCCGACGGAAAACAACATGGCCATGATCGGTCTTTCGGTGGCGATCGGCGTCATCAATATATTCTTTGGACTGGGGATTCAGGGCTTTTCTGCGATTCGACGCGGGCGACCGATGGATGCCGTCTATGATGTGTTGTTCTGGTACATGGCCCTGTTGGGTGCCATGGCATTCGGGGGCGCGCGCATGCTGAGCGGTCCCGAAACGATTGCCACGATCGGCCTGATTGTCATGATTGTCGGCATGCTCGGCATTGTGTTGTTTTCCGCGCGGGAAAACAAGGGACCGACGCGGTTTACCTGGGGATTGTACAATCTGTACGGGATTACTTCCTATATCGGGGATATCGTCAGTTACACGCGTATTGCGGCATTGATGCTCGCGGGGGCGTTCATCGGCTACGCCGTCAACCTGATTTCCGGTATGCTGGTCGGAGCGGGGATCCTCGGTATCTTGTTTGCGGTGGTCGTCTTTGTCGTTTTCCACCTGTTTAATTTGTTTTTGAGCGGGCTGTCGGGCTATGTACATTCGATGCGCCTGATTTATGTCGAGTTTTTCGGAAAGTTTTACGAAGGGGGCGGAGTTCCTTTTAAGAAGCTTCGTCCGGAGTCAAAATACATCGAAATCGAGTAA
- a CDS encoding TrkH family potassium uptake protein gives MSEALPRKKRLSTFEWIVLGFAGVILCGALLLMLPISSATGRVTPFHEALFTSTSAVCVTGLVVQDTGSYWSLFGQSVILLLIQIGGLGVVTVAASFAMLSGRKISLMQRSTMQDAISAPKVGGIVRLTRFILGATFLIEFTGMLVLLPTFCRDHGLKGIWMAAFHAISALCNAGFDLLGTTQNKFLSLTGYMGNPAVNITVMLLIIIGGIGFLTWDDIYVNKWHFKKYRMQSKVILLTTALLITLPALFFFWRDFTELPLEKRVLASFFQSVSPRTAGFNTADLAAMSDSSKAITIFLMLVGGSSGSMAGGMKTTTLAVLLLNAFSVCRKKEDTEVFGRRLESTVVKNAATIAVLYFLLFFSSGIVISAVENLPLGSCLYETASAIGTVGLTLGITPKLGILSQMILIALMYFGRVGGLTLIYATVSKTKPVGSKLPLEKITIG, from the coding sequence ATGTCGGAAGCTCTGCCTCGAAAAAAACGGTTGTCTACTTTTGAATGGATTGTACTGGGGTTCGCCGGCGTCATCCTTTGCGGTGCGCTGCTTCTGATGCTGCCCATTTCATCCGCGACGGGCAGGGTCACGCCCTTTCACGAGGCATTGTTCACTTCCACCTCGGCGGTTTGCGTGACAGGGCTTGTGGTGCAGGACACGGGCAGCTACTGGTCGCTCTTCGGGCAGTCGGTGATCTTGCTGCTGATCCAAATCGGCGGACTCGGGGTCGTGACGGTTGCCGCCTCTTTTGCCATGCTGTCCGGCCGAAAAATATCCCTGATGCAGCGCAGCACAATGCAAGATGCGATTTCCGCGCCGAAAGTCGGTGGAATCGTTCGATTGACGCGTTTTATTTTGGGTGCTACCTTTCTGATCGAGTTCACCGGTATGCTCGTCCTGCTGCCAACCTTTTGCCGCGACCACGGACTCAAAGGCATCTGGATGGCGGCCTTTCACGCAATTTCTGCCCTCTGTAACGCCGGCTTTGACCTCCTCGGAACCACACAAAATAAATTCCTGTCCCTCACCGGCTATATGGGGAATCCCGCGGTAAACATTACCGTCATGCTTTTGATTATTATTGGCGGTATCGGCTTTTTAACGTGGGATGACATCTATGTAAACAAATGGCATTTCAAAAAGTATCGCATGCAAAGCAAAGTCATCCTGCTGACGACAGCCCTCCTCATTACACTCCCCGCCCTGTTCTTTTTCTGGCGCGATTTTACAGAGCTTCCCCTCGAAAAAAGAGTTCTTGCCTCTTTCTTTCAATCGGTAAGCCCGCGGACTGCCGGCTTCAATACTGCCGATCTTGCCGCGATGAGCGACTCCTCCAAGGCCATCACGATTTTCTTAATGTTGGTTGGCGGTTCCAGCGGTTCTATGGCGGGCGGCATGAAAACGACCACACTCGCCGTTTTACTTCTCAACGCCTTTTCGGTTTGCCGTAAAAAAGAGGATACCGAAGTTTTCGGCCGGCGTCTGGAGAGTACGGTGGTAAAAAATGCCGCCACAATCGCTGTGCTGTATTTCCTGCTCTTTTTCAGCAGCGGCATCGTGATCAGTGCAGTTGAAAATTTACCGCTTGGAAGCTGTCTATACGAAACGGCCTCCGCCATCGGAACGGTCGGTCTCACACTCGGCATCACACCGAAACTTGGAATTCTGTCGCAGATGATACTAATCGCCTTGATGTACTTTGGCAGAGTCGGCGGATTGACCTTGATTTATGCCACGGTTTCAAAGACAAAGCCGGTCGGCTCAAAGCTGCCGCTTGAAAAAATTACCATCGGTTAA
- a CDS encoding TrkA family potassium uptake protein, with the protein MKNILLIGLGRFGKHIALELIKLGHEVMAVDSNEEKVNEILPYVTNAQIGDSTNTEFLKSLGIGNYDVCVVAISENFQNSLETTSLLKELGAKMVVSRAERDVQAKFLLRNGADQVVYPEKQMAKWAAIRYTADHIRDYIEVDEAHAIFEVEVREDWIGKTVGELDIRRKYNINIMATKENEKINMVVSPNTILSKDMTLLVLGAYKELQKCFRI; encoded by the coding sequence ATGAAAAATATATTGTTGATCGGTCTCGGAAGATTCGGAAAACACATTGCCTTGGAGTTAATAAAACTCGGACATGAAGTGATGGCGGTGGACAGCAATGAAGAAAAAGTGAATGAAATTCTCCCGTACGTCACCAACGCACAGATCGGCGACAGCACAAATACGGAGTTTTTGAAGTCCCTTGGCATCGGCAATTACGATGTATGCGTTGTCGCCATTAGTGAAAACTTTCAAAACTCTTTGGAAACGACGTCTTTGCTGAAAGAACTCGGCGCAAAAATGGTGGTGTCCCGTGCCGAACGCGACGTGCAGGCAAAATTTCTCCTGCGCAACGGAGCAGATCAAGTCGTCTATCCAGAAAAGCAGATGGCCAAGTGGGCGGCGATTCGCTACACCGCTGATCACATTCGAGATTACATTGAAGTCGACGAGGCCCATGCCATTTTTGAGGTAGAGGTACGGGAAGATTGGATCGGCAAAACCGTCGGAGAGCTTGATATCCGCAGAAAATACAATATCAACATCATGGCAACCAAAGAGAATGAAAAAATCAATATGGTCGTATCGCCCAATACCATTCTTTCAAAGGATATGACACTTTTAGTGCTCGGTGCGTATAAGGAACTGCAAAAGTGCTTTCGGATTTAA
- a CDS encoding type II toxin-antitoxin system RelB/DinJ family antitoxin: MAKVSTNINLDPVLKKESQALFKDLGMDLTTAVTIFLKQSVREQAIPFAIKRNVPNDETIAAPDEYYDMKANPENYKRYDSFSDALNEVLHA; encoded by the coding sequence ATGGCTAAAGTAAGTACAAATATCAACCTTGATCCGGTCCTTAAGAAAGAGTCGCAAGCTTTATTCAAAGATCTCGGAATGGATCTCACAACGGCAGTAACCATTTTTCTAAAACAATCCGTCAGGGAGCAGGCGATTCCATTCGCCATTAAGCGCAATGTGCCGAACGATGAAACTATTGCGGCGCCTGATGAGTACTACGATATGAAAGCGAATCCTGAAAACTACAAACGTTACGATTCTTTTTCGGATGCACTAAACGAGGTGCTCCATGCTTAA
- a CDS encoding type II toxin-antitoxin system YafQ family toxin produces MLKVALSNRFKKDLKLAQRRGLDLRLLNDVVDLLAQEKPLPECNKDHALTGKYAAFRECHIKPDGLLIYRVEEEVLALMLFRTVLMPISSISKVTPRGVTFCYSNDLP; encoded by the coding sequence ATGCTTAAAGTCGCCCTGTCCAACCGCTTCAAGAAAGATTTGAAGCTTGCCCAAAGAAGAGGACTGGATCTTCGTCTGCTCAATGATGTAGTGGATTTGCTGGCTCAAGAAAAACCGCTTCCTGAGTGCAACAAGGATCACGCCTTAACCGGCAAGTATGCTGCATTTCGAGAATGTCATATCAAGCCGGACGGGTTGCTTATTTATCGCGTGGAAGAGGAGGTTCTTGCACTCATGCTCTTTCGAACAGTTCTCATGCCGATCTCTTCAATCTCTAAAGTCACTCCTCGCGGAGTGACTTTTTGTTATTCCAACGATCTCCCATAA
- a CDS encoding leucine-rich repeat domain-containing protein, translated as MKRKPFSIILAVILAFVMMAPTLFPQKAFAEEYTIKDPILRKLMNAQYGKPEDYNLSPEELSRIEYTGDGYMNQGIRSLEGLQYCTNLYGANFYGNPIEDASPLSGLKNLKRLNISGAKIKDLSFITNGEFDLIDLEINNTGIRDLSPLKTKRTEWEYLSASGNHLTDEDIAVFSDMNINNIDVSNNDITDPSVFNHMKNVENLILTGNHISDLSGVGQINSTTGEIVEDSYFHQAQNQTITRFAKNGKVSSIIKDYDGTLLNDEQHLKNFVNVRLNGNEFELIDPNKPGSVEFAADEQYGYVHFNGIINIVSLAGVTVTPGTATVEKGKTQQFTATVVGQGEFDRTVTWSVIGGGAGTSVDANGLLTVGKNETAKTLTVRATSNTDNKVFGEATVTVKEPTAVTGVTVTPNTATVEQGKTQTFAATVSGTGDFDKTVEWSVIGGHEGTSIDADGKLTVADNETAKTLTVKATAKGDKTKSAEATVTVKENAPVVEPTVTGITVTPETVTLEPGKTQQFTATVVGQGEFDRTVTWSVIGGNAGTSVDANGLLTVGKNETAKTLTVKATAKGDKTKSAEATVTVKENAPVVEPTVTGITVTPKNATVKRGKAQKFTADVKGTGDFDKTVKWSVIGGKEGTSIAADGTLTVAKDENAKTLTVRATSNANGEIFAEATVTVQKDNSAVPSTGDASPLGMSIVIMMIGAAGLFGLTARRRRKDTI; from the coding sequence ATGAAAAGAAAACCTTTTTCGATCATCCTTGCGGTGATCCTAGCGTTCGTGATGATGGCGCCGACGCTGTTTCCCCAAAAGGCTTTCGCGGAGGAGTATACGATCAAAGATCCTATTTTGCGAAAGCTGATGAATGCACAATACGGTAAACCGGAAGATTACAACCTTTCCCCTGAGGAACTTTCGCGTATAGAATATACCGGTGACGGCTACATGAATCAAGGCATACGCTCTCTCGAAGGTCTGCAGTATTGCACGAATTTGTATGGGGCGAATTTTTATGGGAACCCTATAGAGGATGCGTCACCTTTGTCCGGCCTTAAAAATTTAAAAAGGCTCAACATCAGCGGAGCAAAGATCAAGGATCTCTCGTTCATAACAAACGGGGAATTTGATTTGATTGACCTCGAAATCAACAACACGGGTATAAGAGATCTTTCGCCGCTCAAGACAAAGCGCACGGAGTGGGAGTACTTAAGCGCTTCCGGCAATCATCTTACCGATGAAGATATCGCCGTGTTCAGCGACATGAACATCAACAATATCGACGTATCGAATAACGACATCACCGACCCGAGCGTATTCAATCACATGAAGAATGTGGAAAACTTGATATTGACGGGAAATCATATAAGCGATCTCTCCGGGGTGGGACAGATCAACTCAACGACCGGTGAAATCGTTGAGGACTCGTATTTTCACCAGGCACAAAATCAAACTATCACGAGATTTGCAAAGAACGGCAAAGTATCGAGCATCATAAAAGACTACGACGGCACTTTGCTTAACGATGAGCAGCACCTGAAAAACTTCGTTAACGTCAGATTGAACGGGAACGAGTTCGAGCTGATCGACCCGAACAAGCCGGGCTCCGTTGAATTTGCTGCCGATGAACAATACGGATATGTTCACTTCAACGGTATAATAAATATCGTGAGCCTGGCAGGCGTAACGGTAACACCGGGAACTGCGACCGTAGAAAAGGGCAAAACGCAGCAGTTCACAGCCACTGTCGTAGGACAGGGTGAGTTTGACAGGACCGTTACGTGGAGCGTGATCGGCGGAGGCGCAGGAACTTCGGTCGATGCAAACGGACTTCTCACAGTAGGAAAGAACGAAACGGCAAAGACGCTCACGGTAAGGGCAACGTCCAATACGGACAACAAGGTCTTCGGAGAAGCCACGGTAACCGTAAAGGAACCTACAGCGGTGACCGGTGTAACGGTAACACCGAATACTGCGACCGTAGAACAGGGCAAGACGCAGACATTTGCAGCCACTGTCAGCGGAACGGGAGACTTCGATAAGACCGTAGAGTGGAGCGTTATAGGCGGGCACGAAGGAACGTCGATCGACGCCGACGGCAAGCTTACCGTAGCAGATAACGAAACGGCAAAAACGCTTACGGTAAAAGCGACCGCAAAGGGTGATAAGACGAAATCGGCGGAAGCCACGGTAACGGTAAAAGAGAATGCTCCCGTCGTAGAACCTACCGTAACAGGAATAACCGTAACTCCGGAAACGGTAACTCTCGAGCCGGGCAAAACGCAGCAGTTCACAGCCACTGTCGTAGGGCAGGGTGAGTTTGACAGGACCGTTACGTGGAGCGTGATCGGCGGTAATGCGGGAACGTCGGTCGATGCAAACGGACTTCTCACAGTAGGAAAGAACGAAACGGCAAAAACTCTTACGGTAAAAGCGACCGCAAAGGGTGATAAGACGAAATCGGCGGAAGCCACGGTAACGGTAAAAGAGAATGCTCCCGTCGTAGAGCCTACCGTAACAGGAATAACCGTAACACCTAAAAATGCGACCGTAAAACGGGGGAAGGCGCAGAAGTTTACGGCTGATGTAAAAGGAACGGGCGACTTCGATAAGACGGTGAAGTGGAGCGTTATCGGCGGAAAAGAAGGAACGTCGATCGCAGCTGACGGAACGCTTACGGTAGCTAAAGACGAGAACGCAAAGACGCTCACGGTAAGGGCAACGTCGAATGCGAACGGAGAGATCTTCGCGGAAGCGACCGTGACAGTACAGAAGGACAACAGTGCCGTTCCTTCGACCGGGGATGCTTCTCCTCTCGGGATGTCGATCGTCATAATGATGATCGGAGCAGCGGGACTTTTCGGACTGACGGCCCGCCGCAGAAGAAAAGACACGATCTAA